The Cardiocondyla obscurior isolate alpha-2009 unplaced genomic scaffold, Cobs3.1 scaffold60_0_130978, whole genome shotgun sequence genome has a window encoding:
- the LOC139112880 gene encoding uncharacterized protein, which produces MIIFISINMKTIWLKMNPSTVEQSVPCNHSSVIDRHRLSPKIMISNIDVRQLSTWPIEVRVVRVQSPTMFWVKLINDEAAHKEMLERMALRMRFAASQLILSPNEIIIGTLVAIREGSKWQRGIIEYVGATSITVNLRDWARTTERMPHECLRLESQFHEMRWQAIPCVLNGILPLRAQVWTEQEVVHAKIIMEKTQGWIIINDVLSDNAALVSYLRGGQTENVPMIDVSTLFIQIGIAKKI; this is translated from the exons atgataatttttatctctataaacaTGAAAACAATTTGGCTCAAGATGAATCCTTCAACCGTCGAGCAgtcagttccttgcaaccactcatcagtaattgatcgtcatcgtttgtcaccaaaaatt atgatttccaacATCGACGTAAGACAGCTGTCCACTTGGCCGATTGAGGTACGCGTggtacgcgtacaatcacctACAATGTTTTGggtgaaattaatcaacgatgAAGCAGCTCATAAGGAAATGCTGGAACGAATGGCCTTACGCATGAGATTTGCAGCATCTCAACTGATACTGTCaccgaatgaaataataataggaaCTCTCGTTGCCATCCGCGAAGGTTCAAAATGGCAAAGAGGGATCATCGAGTACGTCGGTGCTACTTCGATTACTGTaaatcttcgcgactgggctcgcacAACTGAAAGAATGCCGCATGAATGTTTACGACTAGAGAGCCAATTCCATGAAATGAGGTGGCAAGCAATACCatgtgttttaaatggaatcttGCCTCTGCGAGCTCAGGTATGGACGGAGCAGGAGGTTGTGCACGCAAAAATCATCATGGAAAAAACGCAGGGATGGATCATTATCAATGATGTTCTCAGTGACAATGCTGCACTTGTTTCATATCTCAGAGGCGGGCAAACGGAAAACGTGCCTATGATAGATgtatctacattatttatacaaataggtattgcaaaaaaaatttaa
- the LOC139112882 gene encoding putative uncharacterized protein DDB_G0290521, with protein MVTIKTLARVRIHPVGAPREVTPELSKVRTERSWSPLPSVPPNSPTNHKDTESEENTPGRTPSPSRPRSTSPPQPEPELFRPTTPSYTPDVSLNSSGPSPGVAPRACSSPVRSPTPYPGEPEEVDSFAEDETISWHEPDSPERSPSPAPSVEFLEEQEEPREVVDPLLELLRSTCTPWTDPVPERAYTIGPDFFDPEEIRREAKRATPDHNILIYYPGVEHPFLAPIRLIDRVFPRSTARITEIIEIDLE; from the exons atggtgaccaTCAAAACCTTAGCTCGAGTGAGGATCCATCCTGTCGGAG cgccaaGGGAGGTCACACCAGAACTTTCGAAAGTCAGAACAGAGCGATCGTGGTCTCCTCTGCCTTCCGTACCTCCCAATTCACCGACTAACCACAAAGACACTGAATCGGAAGAGAATACTCCGGGGCGAacaccatcgccgtcgcgtccgaGGTCGACTTCGCCGCCTcaacctgagccggagctgttccgccccACTACTCCCTCCTATACTCCGGACGTTTCTTTGAACTCCTCCGGACCTTCTCCTGGAGTTGCTCCTAGGGCATGCTCTTCTCCCGTCCGGTCACCGACTCCTtatcctggggaacccgaggaggtcgactcttTTGCCGAAGATGAAACCATCTCTTGgcatgagcctgacagcccggaacgttccccttcccccgccccgagcGTAGAGTTCCTGGAGGAAcaagaggaaccgagagaagtcgtagaccctctcctcgaactcctccggagcacctgcactccgtggacggatcctgtcccggaaagggcctacACAATAGGCCCCGATTTCTTTGAtcccgaggagatcaggagggaAGCCAAGAGGGCGACTCCTGATCATAATATACTCATCTATTATCCCGGAGTGGAACATcccttcctggctccgatcaggttgatcgacagggtattcccgaggtcgacggcccggataacggaaataatagaaatagacTTAGAATAA
- the LOC139112883 gene encoding uncharacterized protein: MDADDEKVISEQLEILTRRQQTLQHVAKNQLKVINSSIGHIQELEETIKYHEKVITNATKLLSKKVDGVTGQVEMTEHFYILRMLITDLLTNVQETMEFIAQTKLGIKNTRMLPVNKIIEELKEATAHLEEGTYFPFRINTKNWNAIEQYAEISAYSDEQMIVTIIRFPIVDDARYELKRVTPFPVLDKSNENIFKIIEIENEYIAVDRENNNYLTLKREDIRQCVNNDNTYICEQSIPVYHTRASAPCEVRAITEPAKKPDTCVTREVASRATVWIAVSEPQEWIYSTTKEQTIEIQCRHRPSKKLEINRTGIVKLRTACKLTTTEMTIKTKNTIGESKIERHVPTYNLTNIETEQGEKTDPIIQKIEEISRDKVIKNPNELNKLGIELSKMDKQLDGNVILTNRIIMYTTGTSATIIAIIATIVLAIVIVKLYKRKRIK; this comes from the coding sequence ATGGACGCGGacgacgaaaaagtaataagcgaACAGCTAGAAATACTAACGAGAAGACAACAAACATTACAACATGTAGCAAAGaatcaattaaaagtaataaacagTTCGATTGGTCACATACAGGAATTAgaggaaacaataaaataccatgaaaaagttataacaaaCGCGACGAAGCTATTAAGCAAAAAAGTAGACGGGGTAACGGGACAAGTAGAAATGACGGAACATTTCTACATACTAAGAATGCTAATAACAGATTTACTAACAAACGTGCAAGAAACGATGGAATTCATAGCACAAACGAAATTGGGGATAAAAAACACGCGAATGTTAccggttaataaaataatagaagaattgaaAGAAGCAACCGCGCACCTCGAAGAAGGGACGTATTTCCCCTTcagaataaatacaaaaaattggaACGCGATAGAACAATATGCGGAAATAAGCGCATATAGTGACGAGCAGATGATAGTCACGATAATAAGATTCCCGATAGTAGACGACGCaagatacgaattaaaaagagtaacACCGTTTCCTGTATTGGACAAATCGAacgaaaacatatttaaaataatagaaatagaaaatgaatacatagcagtagatagagaaaataataattacctaacattaaaaagagaagatatcAGGCAATGTGTAAACAAcgataatacatatatatgcgaACAAAGCATCCCGGTATACCATACCAGGGCAAGCGCACCGTGCGAGGTAAGAGCGATTACCGAGCCAGCAAAAAAGCCGGACACGTGCGTAACGCGAGAAGTTGCGTCAAGAGCAACAGTATGGATAGCAGTAAGCGAACCACAAGAGTGGATATACTCCACGACAAAGGAGCAAACCATAGAAATTCAATGTAGACATagaccgagtaaaaaattagaaataaatagaacaggAATAGTTAAATTAAGAACAGCCTGTAAACTCACAACAACagaaatgacaataaaaacaaaaaacacgataggagaaagtaaaatagaacgacacgtaccgacgtataatttaacaaacataGAAACAGAACAGGGCGAAAAAACCGACCCAATAATacagaaaatagaagaaataagccgcgacaaggtaataaaaaacccgaacgaattaaataaattaggaaTAGAATTAAGTAAAATGGACAAACAACTAGacggaaatgtaatattaacaaatagaaTAATCATGTATACAACGGGCACAAGCGCCACAATAATAGCTATAATAGCGACCATAGTACTAGcaatagtaatagtaaaattgtacaaaagaaaaagaataaagtaa